The DNA region aaaaatgacatgaggGACTTTTAAACACAGATTTACTTGtttgtggatgcaggtacaattgcaatgtttaaaagacatttggataaatacatgaataaaaaatgtttggagggatatggcccctGACAATAACAACTTGCTGGAGCAACTCAGCATTTTAGCTACATCTCGACAGTGTTCTCTCTACAgaagctaccagacctgctgagtctctccagcaatttctggttttgtttctgtctTCTAAAGTTGCACTCCggctccccaccctctctgttgATGATTTCCTCGTCAAGTGTGGTCTTCAGCATCATAGAACAAGATTGTCCCAGGTTTCATGGCGTGTTGCATTAACTAGTGGCCATGAAGCAGTCGAGTTGGCCCCAATGTAATTGACTCCTAACTTCATTCTGCAAAGGCCTAGAAAACCACACTTCAAAGGCAATTAcagatgagcaacaaatgctgcctTTGATAGCAATGCCTTTCTATGTGAAAGAGTAAGGAAAAATCACAATCATTTGCAATCCCTCCTAGGTTAGGAATGGTGAGAGGTAGCTCCTGATCACTAGCCAGCATTAAAGTTGTCTGCATTAGTGTTTCAATAGTTGAATGCTCCACCAGTCCAAACTCACATGGATTGCATTTGGCATCTACTGATTGACAACTCCAACAAGCCTAGCTTTCCAATAGCTAGTTAAACATTCCTGACAATATTATTTATAACAGCTTCAACACAGGGGAGAAAGAACAACAGAGAGACACAcaactttaaaacaaaattgtTATTTGGTTTGTGACTGGGGCCAGGAACAATAAATGGTCAGAGCCTCTACTTGAACAACCCCAACAATACAAAGTAGAGAACACTGTCCTCAACGATATCACATGTTCAATTTGAAGATACTGAGTCGCTGATCACTCAGTGTTCCGTCTTCCACTTTGCATGGGCTGTACAGAGGTAGAAGTGGATCTGTGAAATGTGCTCGAAAGACATGGAGCATCTCCATCGTCTCAGCATCAAAAAACGACACTATCCCGCCCTCATAGTCCACATAGATACCAATTCGGCATGGTTTACGCTGGACCTTCAACTGGATTTCGGGCTCTTCACACGCCTCATAGTGACAACCATCTCGCAACGTCAGACACCAGATGCCTTTACTTGGACTGTAGACAATATTCCCATGGCGAGAAATACTGTTGTAAGCAACTCCCAGATCCCATTTGGCTTTCTTGTTGACAGTCACTTCCCAGTAATGTTTCCCTGTTGAAAATGCTTCAGCACCAAGAACACAAAGGGCAGCATTGAATCGACCATCCATGTAAACAACTGGCAAAGGTTCGCGAAGGGGAATGACTGACCGCCGGTTTGCTGAGATTTCAAGGTGAGGGTGAGCAGTTGAATGGTCAAAGGTGTAAGCTTCAGGCACTAAGTGGAAAACAAACATAACATAAATTAGTCAGTAAAACATGGAGCTCTTGTCAAAGACTAGACATACAGTATCCTATTTGAGAAACTAAACTTTGGATGATATGTTTTACAGTGAAGTCTATATTTGTCATTGGAGCTCATCTTGAAGGGAGCTCATCTTGCTGGGTTAGATTGGTAGGAGTTTGATGAGGATATCAAGTTAAAAGATAATCCTTTGGCCATTTCCAATAACTTCAATATATCCTCATTTGTGCTGGAACCTGAGAGCTAATGTACATTACACTGCAGTCTGCATGACCCGAATGCCGACTGTTTTCAAAATGGACATTGCAGTTCTCAAAAGGTGTATTGTGGATGACATGATGATAAGTGAGTTAAAATTCTTGCCAAAAGAAGCTggtattaaaaaaaaaccttacctGTCTTAATTATTTGAAACATCTTCTTCCAAACTTTGTATTGCAGTGGACCACAAAATTTCTCAGCCTTGAAACGTACAATGGAGTCATTCACCATTTCATATGGATTACGGAATCTGAAATGAGACTATTAGTTGAATAATGCTACAAAAATATCATGGGCATAGCTTCACTGAAACAAATTGAGAAACTGTGGAAAATAGAGataaagaagaagagaaaaatacaggctgagagacagcaagagaccaaaatagacacaaagaaacataTTGAAGGCAGAGACCAAATGGTCATAAGATGTGGTTATGAGGCTAGATAAAAAGCAGACAGAAAGTCATTTAGAAAGAGAaactgaaatgaaacaaaatgcagAAGTTATACTTTAATCTCACCCTTCAGAGGAAATGTTCAGCacctgaaacagacaaaaacaaaTTGAGAAAAGTGGGAGTGAAATGGTGAAAAAGCTCTGGGCGATTGCACCATCTGCTGGCTGAGCCACCAAAGAAATTCCTTTCACTACTGATCACCTGAGAGAAGTCAGTGACTGAAACATAACATGCCGCTGCCTGGTGAACATCAAAACTGTTGGAAATGACTACCGCTAAAATATAGCCCAGTGAACAAGAAAATCTCTTCTCTCTGATGGGTGATTAGGTAGGACAGTCAAATTTTGTTTTTATATACCTTTTCATAATAAATGCTTGCGAACAATTCTGGCAATGCTGCATTTATTTCTCACATTTAGTTCCTCAGAGGAGGAGATAGTGTCTTTATCCTTAACTATAGGATTTCTTGTGGGAATGGTGGAGCGTAGATAGGAAAGTGGCAGTAGACAGGAAATTCCAGGTTACTAATCCAGTGATCATGAAGGAGAAAAGCTGAGTATTTAAGTCAAAATGCTGCATGTTTTGGAGAGGAAATGATCCCCACAATACCTGGGCTTTGGGTACAAATTCAGGGAAGGCAAAAGGGGAGGAGGTATCCTTTCTATGATGGTGTAGGGGGCCACAATTTTGTTCAAGCTATATTCTGATATCAGAGATGATGCAGAGCTCTTCCACTCTTTTAGGACCTCTCCTTTGCCAAAGATCGCCCAATGTAGAAGCAATGTTTGGCACGAAACATCAGgtacagaaaaatacataaaagCATTTTGTTTAATTTCTTTCAGTAAATAAATAAAAGGAGACCAGAAGGTAAAAGGACATCTGCCCTCGGATCCATAATAAATTACCTTCAAGACGCCACTCAAGTTAGTGGTCTGCAGTGCTGCATCAAGGGGATCCATCAGCAATTTCAGATGGTTAACTCTCTGCAAGCATCCTGTCTTCAACCGTATCAACTCCTCCAGGGTCTGTTTTTTCTCAGCAGCTATCAATTCTGTCAAAGCTCTTTCCTCCGAATCTAGCAAGCTCCGCAAAACAGCAAAGTCTTCTTGCACTTGCCGTTGGAGTATCTCAGCTTCTTCCTATACAAAGAATAGAAAGGTTCACAAGTTAGGCTTTTGTGAAGAGCAAGTATTCAAATGAACCAAGGAATCTAATTCCTCAGTCACCCATGCTAGACCATGTCACAGTCTCTTGAATTCTCCTCCACACCTGAAATAATAATATAAGCCCTCTCCAGGAGTGCTATAGATTCTGAATATTCTACCTTGTTTTATGAGGGCATAAACAATCCAATTCCTATCTCTAATCTATTTTTAGTTAGCTGATCTTAGCTGTAGTATTCAAGAGGCAGAAGACGATAAATACCTTAAGTGCCTCTTAAGGAATTAAGCTAAAGTCAGAGAAAATTCCGGCTTCAAATTTCTGCAGGATAACATGAGTGAAGCTGAACTGCTTTGTCCCCTAAGTCAAATATCCTGCTGCCGCTCATCAGGTGGATCCATGTGAAGAACGACCCGCTTGGATGACATAGTGGAGAGTGGCTTTTACACGTGGAACCAATATCAACAGGGGTCATGAGAGAGATAATTTAACTATGTGCACTGAAGAGTTCAATACATGAAGTTACTTAAATACATGTGATATCATACTTCGCCCAATAAGGCTGATTTTGCAGAAACAATTCAGGACTAACAGATTAGTGAGGGTATGGGTCACCAGTCACACCTGTGAGAGCAAAAGTGATGACATAAGGGAAGAGATAGTCTCATTGACAGTGTCAATTGTAAGGTTGGATGGACTAGAGCATTGTTATTTTCTGACAAATTGTCATTCTTGATAGGAAAGAATACTGAAAGAATGAAATGGAAAATCAAGAAAGTTACAGCATGTAGGAGCTGGGATATCTGGTGAAGGAGAGGAATGATGGAGGAACATATCAGGTATAATTCATTTTTACATAGCTGTGTAAATACAGAACTGAAAACAAGGGCATATGATCCATACTGCAATTGAGTTCTATAAGGTGATTTGCAAAAAATGGCATAAATGCTTGAGATCTGTTGTTAGTTGAAATGACTCTTGGAGCAATGAAAGGGCATTCTGTTCTGCGTGCATTACTTGTCTGCCCGGCATTGATTAACAGACTCCTGCTTGTTCACTTGACAGCTGACTTAAGTCAAATTAATTTAGATACTTCACAACTGCACTCAGAATTCTTTATTACCTGGGCCGCTGTTGTGTTCCGTTCGATCTCTTCCAATCTCGAGATCTGCTCTGAGCTCTCTGCctgcaactccaccaactttgCAGACAGTGATTCCTGTTGACAAAGAAAACATGATAATTCTGTTTGGAGGAAGCAGAAcattacctgcaaacatctggaACAGGTCACAGGCAATTCCTGAAAGCCAGATCCTGTTGTGTTCCTGGGCTGGACTGAGTCACCAGATCACACCCAATGTGATGATCAGCGCTGAAGAGAAGGCCTGGATTTCTTCATCAGTCATCACTGAATCATCTAATTTCATCTGATATTGTATTTAGCACCATACAGGAGGACAGGCTAGGTTCCAATCCTGGTGAAGGATAACTAAGATACTGAAATGTGGCCTGCATGCATAAGCCCACATCTCCCAATTACTATCAGAGCCCCTGTTTTCAACGCAGACTGGAAAAACAATTGCTGACTTACCTTCCTCAGATTTTTTTCTATCCAACCGTCCAATAGAGTATCCTGTAGAACTCACTTAGTGCAGGGAACCTTGGAGGGAGCAGCTCAGAGTATCTATGCAAAAGCTATTAACTTTTTTATATAGCACTAGTAAAAGGTTAAATGTCTCAAAGCTTTGGATGAGAGAAAGGATAAACATGTAGATGTGTGCAGGACAGGTGATAAGTGAGTAAAGAGGGTGGTAGTTGGATGGGACAGTGGGTTGATGGATGGTGAAGTCGGGTTGTGTCTGTCGGGGGAGGGGAAtaagagtggggtgggggaggcggGGTTAGGTCAGGCCAAGAGGCAGGAGTTAGGGGCTGTCAGGAAGTTATCCAGAATTTCAATTAGGGTTTTTTTGCCTAACATTTCCTGAGTAACCAAGCTGGAACACCCTGAAATCACCAACTTTAACTCAGTCACAGACTATTTTTGGAGGGTCCAGAAGTATTTCCTATCAGGAGTTCAAACTTCTCAGATGGGACTTCCATCGGTCCCGTCACACATCGAGTCATACAACCATTCTATGGAAGATCTTAAGACTGTCGTCTCAACTTGATCTGTTGGGGCCTTAGGCACTTTGATACTGGGATACAATGAACTTGCATTGATGGTATGACCATACAGGCAATTAAGTAAGGATGATATGTAAATATTTATCTTAACAGAGagtcacacagtcatacagcacagaaacaaacccttcgaccCAAATCGCCCATACCGATCAGGTTTCCTAAAGTTGCCTACATTTGGCTTAATACATATTCCTTCAGCATCACTGGGTCCGTTTCCCTGCCGAACATCATTTCTCAATTACTGTAACAGTTTAGGAAGCAAGTCCGCCACAACTTTTTCAGGAAATTCGGGAAATCGGACTGAATGCAACCTTACTGGAATTGGATGACTGGGGGCGAAGAAATCTGAAGAGTGTAAAGCAGTAAGCAAGGGCGTGATACGTGTCAGACAGAATGCCACGtgtattttttttaacaaaaagacAGTAAAGAGACGCGCCTTGTGTGTGCAGTGACTAACCTTCAACTCTCTgaaggcctcctccaccaccaccaccgtgtGCCCTCGGTGTGAGCCTATAATCGCACACTTGCTGCAGACCTGTTGTTTCTCCACTCTGCAGAAATACACCAACTTCTTGCCGTGCTCCGGGCACCTCGCAATCTCCCCACAGGCAGCTTCTCCTTTCTCCTCCATCCCTCAGCTCCCGACCCCGTACTGCAGACTTTTACCAAACAGATTATTTTAAAAAGGCTGCAAACTCTCCATTCTGTGGTTCATTTCCACAAGCCGTTGACGCCTCGACGCGGAAGTGACACGGTTGAGGGAAAGTCCCAGTTTACTCTCTGATCGACGTTAGAGTCAACCACACATAAGGCACAATGCTCAAAGGAGAAAATCTGAAAGACACCGGGAGTCCAATAAAAACTATAGGAAACTCTGCCTCCAAAATCTTAGTTACGTTTTATGATTGGATTTTATTTTTGTCAAACATCAGTGATTGGAATAAATCATAATCCAAAACAGTGTACTCGTAACAAACCCAAATCACTTTATGTGCTGAAAATAAGTTGAATTCTCGATGATCGGTATTAACAATAAAAGCAACATTAGAA from Chiloscyllium punctatum isolate Juve2018m chromosome 1, sChiPun1.3, whole genome shotgun sequence includes:
- the LOC140479387 gene encoding E3 ubiquitin-protein ligase TRIM62-like isoform X2, yielding MEEKGEAACGEIARCPEHGKKLVYFCRVEKQQVCSKCAIIGSHRGHTVVVVEEAFRELKESLSAKLVELQAESSEQISRLEEIERNTTAAQEEAEILQRQVQEDFAVLRSLLDSEERALTELIAAEKKQTLEELIRLKTGCLQRVNHLKLLMDPLDAALQTTNLSGVLKSHFRFRNPYEMVNDSIVRFKAEKFCGPLQYKVWKKMFQIIKTVPEAYTFDHSTAHPHLEISANRRSVIPLREPLPVVYMDGRFNAALCVLGAEAFSTGKHYWEVTVNKKAKWDLGVAYNSISRHGNIVYSPSKGIWCLTLRDGCHYEACEEPEIQLKVQRKPCRIGIYVDYEGGIVSFFDAETMEMLHVFRAHFTDPLLPLYSPCKVEDGTLSDQRLSIFKLNM
- the LOC140479387 gene encoding E3 ubiquitin-protein ligase TRIM62-like isoform X1 — encoded protein: MEEKGEAACGEIARCPEHGKKLVYFCRVEKQQVCSKCAIIGSHRGHTVVVVEEAFRELKESLSAKLVELQAESSEQISRLEEIERNTTAAQEEAEILQRQVQEDFAVLRSLLDSEERALTELIAAEKKQTLEELIRLKTGCLQRVNHLKLLMDPLDAALQTTNLSGVLKVLNISSEGFRNPYEMVNDSIVRFKAEKFCGPLQYKVWKKMFQIIKTVPEAYTFDHSTAHPHLEISANRRSVIPLREPLPVVYMDGRFNAALCVLGAEAFSTGKHYWEVTVNKKAKWDLGVAYNSISRHGNIVYSPSKGIWCLTLRDGCHYEACEEPEIQLKVQRKPCRIGIYVDYEGGIVSFFDAETMEMLHVFRAHFTDPLLPLYSPCKVEDGTLSDQRLSIFKLNM